From Echeneis naucrates chromosome 7, fEcheNa1.1, whole genome shotgun sequence, one genomic window encodes:
- the LOC115046382 gene encoding proteasomal ubiquitin receptor ADRM1-like, with amino-acid sequence MASGALFPSMVSGSRGSSSKYLVEFRAGKMTMKGSTVTPDKRKGQVYIQQTDDSLIHFCWKDRTTGNVDDDLIIFPDDCEFKRVNQCTTGRVYVLKFKAGSKRLFFWMQEPKTDKDEEFCRKVNEYLNNPPMPGALGSGSSGGHDLSALGGEGGLQSLLGNMSHNQLMQLIGPTGLGGIGGLGALAGPGLANLLSSSSSSSSSVPAVSNSSTSPSTAVTPTSTSAASRLSSSQVPTTPITPSATSAASPTATTPSTPAVSSVAAGAANPTQPIQLRDLQSILATMNVPASGQGVDLASVLTPEVMAPILANPEVQQRLMPYLPSGESLPQSSEELHNTLSSPQFQQAMSMFSSALASGQLGPLMNQFGLPAEAVDAANKGDVEAFAKAMETETKSEQDGDSKDKKDDDEDMSLD; translated from the exons ATGGCGTCCGGAGCTTTGTTCCCCAGCATGGTGTCTGGGTCCCGCGGCTCCTCCAGCAAGTACCTGGTGGAGTTCCGGGCCGGTAAGATGACCATGAAGGGCAGCACCGTGACCCCTGACAAACGCAAAGGTCAGGTCTACATCCAGCAGACGGACGACTCCCTCATCCACTTCTGCTGGAAGGATCGGACGACGGGGAACGTGGATGAT GACCTGATCATCTTCCCCGATGACTGTGAGTTCAAACGGGTGAACCAATGCACCACTGGACGAGTTTATGTGCTGAAGTTCAAGGCTGGATCCAAAAGACTCTTCTTCTGgatgcag GAGCCAAAAACCGACAAGGATGAGGAGTTCTGCCGTAAAGTCAATGAGTATCTGAACAACCCACCCATGCCCGGCGCTCTCGGTAGCGGCAGCAGTGGTGGTCATGATCTGTCAGCTCTGGGAG GGGAGGGTGGCCTGCAAAGCCTTCTGGGAAACATGAGCCACAACCAGCTGATGCAGCTTATTGGACCAACTGGACTGGGCGGGATTG GTGGTCTCGGAGCTTTGGCTGGTCCAGGTCTCGCCAACctcctgagcagcagcagcagcagcagcagcagcgttcCTGCAGTCAGCAACTCCTCAACAAG TCCGTCCACGGCCGtcacccccacctccacctctgctgCCAGCCGCCTCAGCTCCTCACAGGTGCCCACCACTCCCATCACTCCCTCTGCGACCTCAGCCGCCTCCCCGACAGccaccaccccctccacccctgcCGTGTCCTCCGTGGCAGCGGGGGCGGCCAACCCGACGCAGCCCATCCAGCTCAGAGACCTGCAGAGCATCTTGGCCACCATGAACGTTCCCGCCAGCGGGCAGGGAG TCGACCTCGCCAGCGTCCTGACGCCTGAGGTCATGGCTCCCATCCTGGCCAACCCCGAGGTGCAGCAGAGGTTGATGCCCTATCTGCCCTCCGGAGAGTCGCTGCCTCAGAGCTCAGAGGAGCTTCACAACACACTCAGCTCACCTCAGTTCCAGCAG GCCATGAGCATGTTTAGCAGCGCTCTGGCGTCAGGGCAGTTAGGACCTCTGATGAACCAGTTCGGTCTGCCTGCGGAGGCCGTCGATGCTGCAAACAAAGGAG ATGTGGAAGCTTTTGCCAAAGCCATGGAGACAGAGACGAAGTCTGAGCAGGACGGAGACtcaaaagacaagaaagatgACGATGAAGACATGAGTTTGGACTAA
- the LOC115046662 gene encoding oxysterol-binding protein-related protein 2-like isoform X1: MNSEEEFYDAETGLESDDSCEVSFKDALVFESKQVTDGSTSQENGVWERRKALPAEMISRNNFSVWSILKKCIGMELSKIAMPVVFNEPLSFLQRISEYMEHTHLIYKACSLSDSIDRMQVVAAFAVSAVASQWERTGKPFNPLLGETFELVREDDGYRLISEQVSHHPPVSAFHAQSLKHEFEFHGSIYPKLKFWGKSVEAEPKGTMTLELLKHKEAYTWTNPMCCVHNIILGKLWIEQYGTVEIVNHSTGDKCVLNFKPCGMFGKELHKVEGHIQDKNKKKRRVIYGKWTECMYSVDPKAYDTHKKLEKKTGDAKKLKQEHSCESEEEHEMSEGQETVTVIPGSALLWKITPRPAHSAQMYNFTSFAMTLNELEPGMERLMAPTDCRLRPDIRAMENGDIETASTEKERLEEKQRAARRERSKDEEEWATRWFQLGTNPHTRGEDWIYTGGYFDRNYTDCPNIY, translated from the exons ATGAACAGCGAGGAGGAGTTTTACGACGCTGAGACAG GGCTGGAGTCAGATGATTCCTGCGAGGTTAGTTTTAAAGATGCCCTGGTGTTTGAGAGCAAGCAGGTGACGGATGGCAGCACCTCCCAGGAGAATGGGGTGTGGGAGCGGAG GAAAGCCCTGCCTGCTGAAATGATCTCTAGGAACAATTTCAGTGTGTGGAGCATACTGAAGAAATGCATCGGCATG GAGCTGTCCAAAATAGCAATGCCTGTTGTGTTTAATGAGCCGCTGAGCTTTCTCCAGAGAATCTCGGAGTACATGGAACACACTCACCTTATCTACAAAGCCTGCAGTTTATCAGACTCCATAGACCGCATGCAG GTTGTTGCTGCATTTGCTGTTTCAGCTGTAGCATCTCAATGGGAAAGGACTGGAAAGCCATTTAATCCTTTACTGGGGGAGACATTTGAACTCGTAAG ggAGGATGACGGGTACAGATTAATTTCAGAGCAGGTGAGCCATCACCCGCCTGTCAGTGCCTTCCATGCTCAGTCTCTGAAGCACGAGTTCGAGTTTCATGGCTCCATCTACCCGAAACTCAAATTTTGGGGCAAAAGTGTGGAGGCTGAGCCCAAAGGCACCATGACACTGGAGTTACTGAA ACATAAAGAAGCATACACGTGGACAAATCCAATGTGCTGTGTGCATAACATCATCTTGGGGAAACTCTGGATTGAGCAGTATGGAACTGTGGAAATAGTCAATCATAG CACGGGAGATAAGTGTGTTTTGAACTTCAAACCGTGTGGGATGTTTGGGAAAGAGCTGCACAAAGTAGAGGGTCATATCCAAGACAAAAA TAAGAAGAAGCGGCGAGTGATCTATGGGAAGTGGACAGAGTGCATGTACAGCGTGGACCCGAAGGCGTATGACACACACAAGAAGTTGGAGAAGAAAACGGGAGACGCAAAAAAGCTTAAACAG GAGCATAGCTGTGAAAGTGAGGAAGAACACGAGATGTCAGAAGGTCAGGAGACTGTGACTGTGATACCAGGAAGTGCCTTACTGTGGAAGATCACACCACGGCCTGCTCACTCAGCacag ATGTACAATTTCACCAGCTTTGCCATGACACTAAATGAGCTGGAGCCTGGCATGGAAAGACTAATGGCACCGACAGACTGCCGGCTGAGGCCCGACATCAGAGCCATGGAAAACGGAGACATTG AGACAGCAAgtacagagaaagaaaggttAGAGGAGAAACAAAGGGCTGCACGCCGGGAACGCTCTAAGGACGAAGAGGAGTGGGCAACCAG GTGGTTCCAGCTGGGAACAAACCCCCACACAAGAGGAGAGGACTGGATATACACAGGTGGATACTTTGACAGGAATTACACTGACTGTCCCAACATTTATTGA
- the LOC115046662 gene encoding oxysterol-binding protein-related protein 2-like isoform X2 — translation MAAPPRRMGCGSGEYFKSYIVQMPSRKALPAEMISRNNFSVWSILKKCIGMELSKIAMPVVFNEPLSFLQRISEYMEHTHLIYKACSLSDSIDRMQVVAAFAVSAVASQWERTGKPFNPLLGETFELVREDDGYRLISEQVSHHPPVSAFHAQSLKHEFEFHGSIYPKLKFWGKSVEAEPKGTMTLELLKHKEAYTWTNPMCCVHNIILGKLWIEQYGTVEIVNHSTGDKCVLNFKPCGMFGKELHKVEGHIQDKNKKKRRVIYGKWTECMYSVDPKAYDTHKKLEKKTGDAKKLKQEHSCESEEEHEMSEGQETVTVIPGSALLWKITPRPAHSAQMYNFTSFAMTLNELEPGMERLMAPTDCRLRPDIRAMENGDIETASTEKERLEEKQRAARRERSKDEEEWATRWFQLGTNPHTRGEDWIYTGGYFDRNYTDCPNIY, via the exons ATGGCAGCACCTCCCAGGAGAATGGGGTGTGGGAGCGGAG AATACTTTAAATCTTACATCGTGCAAATGCCTTCTAGGAAAGCCCTGCCTGCTGAAATGATCTCTAGGAACAATTTCAGTGTGTGGAGCATACTGAAGAAATGCATCGGCATG GAGCTGTCCAAAATAGCAATGCCTGTTGTGTTTAATGAGCCGCTGAGCTTTCTCCAGAGAATCTCGGAGTACATGGAACACACTCACCTTATCTACAAAGCCTGCAGTTTATCAGACTCCATAGACCGCATGCAG GTTGTTGCTGCATTTGCTGTTTCAGCTGTAGCATCTCAATGGGAAAGGACTGGAAAGCCATTTAATCCTTTACTGGGGGAGACATTTGAACTCGTAAG ggAGGATGACGGGTACAGATTAATTTCAGAGCAGGTGAGCCATCACCCGCCTGTCAGTGCCTTCCATGCTCAGTCTCTGAAGCACGAGTTCGAGTTTCATGGCTCCATCTACCCGAAACTCAAATTTTGGGGCAAAAGTGTGGAGGCTGAGCCCAAAGGCACCATGACACTGGAGTTACTGAA ACATAAAGAAGCATACACGTGGACAAATCCAATGTGCTGTGTGCATAACATCATCTTGGGGAAACTCTGGATTGAGCAGTATGGAACTGTGGAAATAGTCAATCATAG CACGGGAGATAAGTGTGTTTTGAACTTCAAACCGTGTGGGATGTTTGGGAAAGAGCTGCACAAAGTAGAGGGTCATATCCAAGACAAAAA TAAGAAGAAGCGGCGAGTGATCTATGGGAAGTGGACAGAGTGCATGTACAGCGTGGACCCGAAGGCGTATGACACACACAAGAAGTTGGAGAAGAAAACGGGAGACGCAAAAAAGCTTAAACAG GAGCATAGCTGTGAAAGTGAGGAAGAACACGAGATGTCAGAAGGTCAGGAGACTGTGACTGTGATACCAGGAAGTGCCTTACTGTGGAAGATCACACCACGGCCTGCTCACTCAGCacag ATGTACAATTTCACCAGCTTTGCCATGACACTAAATGAGCTGGAGCCTGGCATGGAAAGACTAATGGCACCGACAGACTGCCGGCTGAGGCCCGACATCAGAGCCATGGAAAACGGAGACATTG AGACAGCAAgtacagagaaagaaaggttAGAGGAGAAACAAAGGGCTGCACGCCGGGAACGCTCTAAGGACGAAGAGGAGTGGGCAACCAG GTGGTTCCAGCTGGGAACAAACCCCCACACAAGAGGAGAGGACTGGATATACACAGGTGGATACTTTGACAGGAATTACACTGACTGTCCCAACATTTATTGA